The following are encoded together in the Phaseolus vulgaris cultivar G19833 chromosome 9, P. vulgaris v2.0, whole genome shotgun sequence genome:
- the LOC137820200 gene encoding probable 6-phosphogluconolactonase 4, chloroplastic, whose product MASMPETKKFAIEIFEGEDLLVDSLAKYVVDLSNKFTSKRGAFTVCLSGGSMIEYLRKLLESPYVDSIEWSKWQVFWLDERVVPKTHANSNYKLALDGLLSTVPIPPGNVYAINDTLSAEGAADDYETRLRELVSKGVITLSPTSGFPKFDLILLGMGPDGHVASLFPGHPLVHENKRWVAFIKDSPKPPPERITLTFPVINSCAYAALVVTGKDEADAVHSVLGKSENPVKLPAALVSPEGELKWFLDKDAASKL is encoded by the exons ATGGCGTCCATGCCAGAGACCAAGAAGTTTGCCATAGAGATCTTCGAAGGTGAGGATCTTCTTGTTGACTCTCTTGCCAAGTACGTTGTCGATCTCTCCAACAAGTTCACTTCGAAAAGGGGGGCTTTCACCGTTTGCTTGTCCGGTGGCTCTATGATCGAGTATCTCCG GAAACTGTTGGAATCACCTTATGTTGATTCTATTGAATGGTCCAAATGGCAAGTGTTTTGGCTGGATGAGAGGGTTGTGCCTAAGACTCATGCAAATAGTAACTACAAGCTTGCTTTAGATGGCCTTCTCTCCACG GTACCGATTCCTCCGGGCAATGTGTATGCAATCAATGATACCCTTTCAGCTGAGGGAGCAGCCGATGATTATGAGACACGTCTCAGAGAATTGGTCAGTAAAGGTGTCATTACTTTATCACCGACCAGTGGATTTCCAAAATTTGATCTCATACTGCTGGGCATGGGCCCTGATGGCCATGTAGCTTCATTGTTCCCTGGGCATCCTCTTGTGCACGAGAATAAAAGATGGGTTGCCTTCATCAAGGACTCCCCCAAACCACCGCCAGAGAGAATAACTCTCACCTTTCCAGTGATTAATTCCTGTGCTTACGCAGCGCTTGTGGTGACTGGCAAGGATGAAGCAGATGCAGTTCACTCTGTGTTAGGAAAATCTGAGAATCCTGTTAAGCTTCCTGCTGCACTGGTTTCCCCTGAAGGGGAGTTGAAATGGTTCTTAGACAAAGACGCTGCATCAAAGTTGTAG